Genomic segment of Candidatus Marsarchaeota archaeon:
TGGCGCTGAATAACGCCCTGCATGTGAAGATGTATGGGGAAGGGGTAGACAAAGCCGAATACAACCCGTATGCCGAGGGAGCCGGGCGCATAAACGATTTCGTCTTTGAGCTCCTAAAGCTATGCACCCCAAGGGACGCTATGAGCAGATGGACGGACTATGACGGTGCCTACTGGGATTTCTACGCCTGGGCTAGGGGCTACATAGGCTACAGCAAGGACGAGGAGCGGTGAAGCCTGCACTTAACTTGCCATGCCTCATTACAGTTCGCCTATCGGCGAAGGCATGGCAAGGCATAAGAACTTGGAACGCGGCATTTACAGCAAACGGTATGGCACCAGGGACATCTGACGTGCCATACGCCATGCTTTTAAATACTGAGTGAGAAGTGTTTTTTACCGTGTTAGAATGGCATCCAAACATTCAGCGAAAACCGACGAGCTGACCGCAGTTGGCGGGCATGGCGGCCCGGCCTCGTTCAAGGAGTTCATAGAGATGTACAAGAGCCAGGTCTACTCCAAAATCTGCGAATATGTGCCAGCCAAGAAGCCCGAAGTCCATGCTGTAATGCGCGATTATATAGATAGGCAGGGCAGCTACAGGAGGCCTGGCCTTGTCATGCTTACGGGCAAGTTATTCGGCGCAAGCACAGAGGAGCTGCTTCTGCCCGCAGCTGCGCAGCAGCTATCCGAGGACTGGATACTGATGCAGGATGATGCTGAGGACGATTCTGAACTCAGGCGCGGCAAGCCAGCGGCGCAGAGGCTCTACGGATGGGTCCATGCAATGAACGCCACGAACATCGGCCAGATGGCGATGTGGCGCATGCTCAAGGACTACATGCGTAAGGTCGGCCCGGAGAAGGGCAACCGCATGTACGAGAAGTTCTACAACATGCTTGAATACACGGTAGAGGGCCAGCACATAGAGAATACGTTCATACACTACACAAAGGACATAAAGAATGCCGACGAAGCCCTCTATTACAGGATTGCTGACAGCAAGACATGCTTCTATACGGTATACGGACCTATGCAGATAGGCGCGATAGCCGCAGGCCAAGGCGAGGAGGTGCTCAAGGCGCTTGAGGATATAGGCAGGCCTGCCGGTGTCGCCTTCCAGATAGCTGACGACGTCCTGGACATGGTGGCAGATGAGA
This window contains:
- a CDS encoding polyprenyl synthetase family protein, yielding MASKHSAKTDELTAVGGHGGPASFKEFIEMYKSQVYSKICEYVPAKKPEVHAVMRDYIDRQGSYRRPGLVMLTGKLFGASTEELLLPAAAQQLSEDWILMQDDAEDDSELRRGKPAAQRLYGWVHAMNATNIGQMAMWRMLKDYMRKVGPEKGNRMYEKFYNMLEYTVEGQHIENTFIHYTKDIKNADEALYYRIADSKTCFYTVYGPMQIGAIAAGQGEEVLKALEDIGRPAGVAFQIADDVLDMVADEKLFGKKNFGDLYEGKVTLMIVHAYKNATPDEKARIEAIYRKKRSEKTAEEIDFLKEMIAKYNGIAYAQNVAEQFGRQAREALERHRDVLPMNGLTPIVISALQELYIRKK